The DNA sequence CTGCGCGAGCGCCTCGGCCAAGGCGGCCAGGGAGTGGTCTACCTGGGCGAGTCCCCCGACGGCGACCGGGCGGCCGTCAAAGTCCTCAGCGGCGAGTGGGCCGCGGCCGACCACCGCGTGCGCGCCCGTCTGGCGAAAGAGGTCGCGGCCACCCGCAAGGTCGCGGCGTTCTGCACCGCGGCGGTGCTGGCCTGCGACCTCGACTCCGACCCGCCCTACGTCGCCAGCGAGTACGTGGCAGGGCCGACCCTGCGCCAGTCCGTCAAACGCGACGGCCCGCACCGCGGCAGCGCCCTGGACCGACTCGCCATCGCGTCGGCCACCGCCCTGGTGGCCGTCCACGAGGCCGGCGTCGTCCACCGCGACTTCAAACCGGCCAACATCCTGCTGGGACCCGACGGCCCGCGGGTCATCGACTTCGGCATAGCGCGCTCCACCGACGCCACCCTCACTCAGACCGGTTCGATATCGGGGACCCCGGCCTACATGGCTCCCGAGCAGATCCGCGGCCGCCGGGTCGAGGCCGCCACCGACGTGTTCGCGTGGGCGGGGGTGATGGTCTACGCGGCGACCGGGGCGTCACCGTTCGGCGGCGGAAGCGTCTCGGAAGTCATCCACAGCGTGCTGCACGCCCCTCCCGGACTGGAGGGCGTGAACGAGCGGCTGCGCCCGCTGCTGGAGGTGTGCCTGGACAAGGCCCCCGACCGGCGGCCGACTGCACTGGAGGTGCTGGGCGCCCTGATCGGCCGCGACGTCGCGGCGCACGGCGGAACCGAGGCCACCGCGGTCCTTCGGGACGGCTATACAGCGGCCACGCGGGCGCAGCCCCGCATCGCCGACACCGCGGCGCTGGCGGCACTGCCGGGTGCGGGGGCCGGCGCCGCGGCAGGTGGAGCGGGGGCGACGGCGCTCGGCGGCGGGGAGGCGCCGTCGGACGGCGCCGGTGCGGCGGGCGAGCCGTCCGCGGCCCCGCCCGGCCGGATGGAGGCCGCGGCGCGGTCCGATGCCGGGGCGTCCCAGGGCCAAAACCGGCAGGTGCGTGCGGCGGACGCGACGGACGCCGCTCGCGAAGCGTCGGGGCCCGGCGATTCCGGCACGCGTGCGGCGGAAGGTGCCCGCGGCGATCGCGGAGCGGCCCGCTCGGGCGCGGGACCGGCGGAGCCGGGGTTCCCCGACCCCGCGGCCGGAGTCCGAGCGGCAAGCGGGCCGGCCGAACACGGTCAGGCGACCGGCGGAGACAGCACCGCCCATCGCGGCGCGACCGACGGCGGCGGCTCCGGGGGCGGCGGCGGTCACCCGATCGCGGGCACCGCTGCAGGCGAACCGGGGACACCGCATCGGGGGACGCGCTCCGCGGACGGCCCTCCATACGGCGGCACCCGCCGCGACTCCTCGGCGAGGCACGGACCCGGCCGCCGCCGGGCCGAGTGGAGCGTCGCCGCCGCACTGCTGCTGTTCGCGCTCGTCCTGGGCGGCAGGCTCGCCTGGGACACGCTGTCCGGCCC is a window from the Streptomonospora litoralis genome containing:
- a CDS encoding serine/threonine-protein kinase, whose protein sequence is MTSPLRPDDPDRIGDYTLRERLGQGGQGVVYLGESPDGDRAAVKVLSGEWAAADHRVRARLAKEVAATRKVAAFCTAAVLACDLDSDPPYVASEYVAGPTLRQSVKRDGPHRGSALDRLAIASATALVAVHEAGVVHRDFKPANILLGPDGPRVIDFGIARSTDATLTQTGSISGTPAYMAPEQIRGRRVEAATDVFAWAGVMVYAATGASPFGGGSVSEVIHSVLHAPPGLEGVNERLRPLLEVCLDKAPDRRPTALEVLGALIGRDVAAHGGTEATAVLRDGYTAATRAQPRIADTAALAALPGAGAGAAAGGAGATALGGGEAPSDGAGAAGEPSAAPPGRMEAAARSDAGASQGQNRQVRAADATDAAREASGPGDSGTRAAEGARGDRGAARSGAGPAEPGFPDPAAGVRAASGPAEHGQATGGDSTAHRGATDGGGSGGGGGHPIAGTAAGEPGTPHRGTRSADGPPYGGTRRDSSARHGPGRRRAEWSVAAALLLFALVLGGRLAWDTLSGPGPETADPAGEVAPTVSPSGFRVLRYGSRAGVDTRGHRRDRSRHRRAARRNSRLGLRTRADRPSRTHWPPDCRPARHRLPRSRRAGRPGRRRRRIHTVTAAAAADRPTGCHPRRVGPNESAIPLAHEPGTRTGMPYPGEPAPADRRRQAPSDEPGYAVTLKPRDPPTDSSACALITRESGRPADPCHVFRGFSRALVLSKRTTYTGRKDLASDGSAGRGYARSFVLSAHPRHMLPSLRRAGVERPDPVRC